One Neoarius graeffei isolate fNeoGra1 chromosome 16, fNeoGra1.pri, whole genome shotgun sequence DNA segment encodes these proteins:
- the sst1.2 gene encoding somatostatin 1.2 → MRMCVLQCCLTLLGLSLVLCSNGVSSQPDLDLRPRRLLQRFQGLGVDAQEWTKNDLKNILSQLTLPESEFQESDISTLGTKQDLTMEFERSAEDPDSLPPRERKAGCKNFYWKGFTSC, encoded by the exons ATGAGGATGTGTGTCTTGCAGTGTTGTCTGACCCTGCTGGGTTTGTCTCTGGTGCTGTGCAGTAACGGCGTCTCTTCTCAACCAGACCTGGATCTGCGACCCCGCAGACTTCTGCAAAGATTTCAGGGCCTTGGCGTGGATGCACAG GAGTGGACAAAGAATGATCTGAAGAACATTCTATCCCAGCTCACTTTGCCAGAGTCAGAGTTTCAAGAGAGTGACATTTCTACTCTGGGgaccaaacaagatctcaccatGGAATTCGAGAGATCAGCAGAAGACCCCGACAGCCTCCCACCTCGAGAGCGAAAAGCAGGCTGCAAGAACTTCTACTGGAAAGGATTCACTTCCTGCTGA